GAAACAGGTGTTCCTACAGGTGACTTCAAAGACACCCACAATGCTGGATGGGGTGGTGGTCTGAATGCAGACATCAAGCTGATTGCTGGTTTGGGTGTAACTGGTTCTGCTGGTTACATGCGTTTTTCCGGTAAGTCTTTTGACTATAGTGCAGTTGACGGTCCGGTAGGCAAATATTCTGCGCTGCAGGCTTTTCCGGTAAGAGTAGGGGTAAAGTATAAATTCTCTATCCCATTACTGTATGTAAAGGTAGAAGGTGGTACTGCTACTTACGTAGGTGACTATGATGGTACTGCTGCTCTTTTTGCGCCAGGAGTGGGTATTCGTTTCCTCGGTCTTGATGTGGAGGCGAAATATGAGAGCTGGTTTAAGGATGGAGACCATGTAGGTTTCTTTGGTCTGAAAGCTGGTTATAATTTCTAGTATTCAGGCAGTTTGTTATTTATTTATAGGGGCCTCCGGAAGTATCCGGGGGCTTTTTTTATGGTAGTTATCTTCTTCTTTGCTGCCACAGGCCAATTTCCCCCAAAAAGGAAGCCCCCTGAATTTTCAGGAGGCTTTAAGGTTTCCGTTTGAATAGAAAAATCTTTCCGGTCAATAATAATGTACCGGCATGTTCACTGTACTGCTACTGTTTAGGTTGTTTCTTATGCTTTTTTGCAGTAGTATCAGCAACTTGCTTGCCTGTAGTATCGGCTTTGGCAGATGAAGTATCACCTACTGATTTAAATGCAGCTGTGTCTTTTACAGACATCGCTGTATCCAGTCTGTGTGCAAATGCGGCAGTGTCTGCTTTAGCACTGGTAGTGTCACCTTTCAGCGTGAAGCTGGCAGTGTCTTTCATCATTGCAGTAGCCAGGGTGTCTTTACCGAAAGCAGTGTCTGCTTTGGCAAAAGCCGCAGTGTCACGGAAGTTGGCAGTATCAGCTTTGAAGCTGAAAGTTGTGTTTTTCATCAGCGCAGTATCAGCCTTGAAGAAAGATGCGGTGTCGCGGAAATTCGCAGCAGTATCAGCTTTGAACAGGTTCGCTGTGTCACCCATCATAGCGGTATCCGCTTTGAAAAAGGTCGCAGTGTCTGCTTTAAACAAATTAGCTGTGTCATTCGCCATCGCAGTGTCTCTTACATAGCTGGCTGTGTCGGTGCTGAAGTTAGCAGTGTCTCTCGCAAAGCTGGCAGTATCTGCTTTGAAATAGCTCGCAGTGTCTGCTGACATAATGGTGTCGGCCGCGTTACCGCTGTTAGACATAACATTCTTTGCATTCACATTGGCCAGAACAAAAGCGCCAAAACCTGCCATAAGGCCGAAACGGATTAATTGCTTCTTCATGGTTTTTCAATTTTAATTGGTTAATAAAAAATCAATAAATGATGGTTGATGAGTAAGTAACCAAAACGGTGCAAGAATCTTCTAAGAAAATGTTAAAGGCAATTAAACTTTATATAACTAATTGGAAAATAGATGTTTGTATCTTTTTCTTATTTGAGTAGTTTTTCTTACCCCATTAAACTTTACTAAAAAAAGTAAGTCGGCACTGCGGGGAAACTGTAGATATGAAGTAACAAGACCGGGTATACGTTTTCATACTGGGAATAGTAAGCTTAAAAAGGAAGCATGTTTACTAGCTAATTTTTTTTTAAACTCGTTAAATTAATATCATAATATCTTGTTAAGAAAGTCTACTTTTACTATTATATCTGTGAATGTGACATCGTAAAAAAGTATTCCTATTATTAATGTACACCACTTGAATGTAATGCCAGCGAACAGTGTGTAAGCTTCCTTGATATTATAATTACGTTTTTCCAAAATCCAACTACTTTCTTTGCTATGAGGTACAAACCATTGGGCAAGCTATGCTTCCTTCTATTCATTTCATGCCTGCTAACGACGGCGGCACTCGCACAGCGCACCATCTCCGGGATGGTCAAAGATGCCAGCGATAGCAGTGGCCTCCCTGGTGTAAACATCACCGTGCCAGGCACCACATCCGGCACCATCACGGATGCCAAAGGCCACTTCTCTTTGCAGGTCCCTGAATCCGCAAAAAGTCTGACCTTCTCGTTTATGGGATATACCCAGCAAACAATCGCTATCGGCACCCAGACCACACTTGCTGTATCACTGCAATCCACCTCCAAGGGCCTGGGTGAAGTAGTTGTAGTAGGTTATGGTACACAAAACCGTCGCGATGTAACAGGTACAATATCGTCCATCAAAGGCTCCGATATCAAAAACCTGCCTGTCAGCGATGCGGCACAGGCTATACAGGGTAAAGTACCTGGTGTAGACATTGTGCGTTCCGATGGTTCCCCAGGTACTGAACCGAATATTCGTATCCGTGGTACAGGTACTATCAACAATGCGGAACCCCTTATTATTATAGATGGTGTGCCCGCTACCGGCATGAGCGATGTGAGTCCGAACGACATCGCCTCTATGGAAATCCTGAAAGACGCTTCCAGCTCCGCTATTTATGGTACCCGCGCTGCAAACGGTGTGGTGATCATCACCACGAAGAGAGGTGGCTATGGCGAGAAAACCCATGCTACCGTGAATGTTTATAAAGGTACTTCCAACGCACGCCGTTATATTCCATTACTCACCGCTCCTGAACTCGTACAGCTGAAGCAGGAACGGTATACCAACGATGGTGTGGCCATCAACTCCCTTTGGCAGGATCCTTACTATGCGGTACAGCGTACCGACTGGCAAAGAGCACTGATCGGCACCGGTTCCACCACGAATGCAGATGTGAACCTGCGTGGCGGTAGCGCTGTTTCCAACTACCTGTTCAGCGCTGGTTATTACGATGAAAAAGGGATGATCGAAAATACCTTCTTCAAGCGCTATAGTTTCCGTATTAACTCCGAACATAAACTCGGTAGTCGTGTGAAAGTAGGAGAGAACCTTCAGCTTACTTACCGCAATGCCAAAGGCTTTGATACGTATTCTTCACAAACAGGCCTGATCTTTAGCGCACTTCGCTTTAACCCTGCTATTCCTGTAAGAAATGACGATGGTAGCTATGGTACAGCGAAGGCCAGCAATGAGCTGGGTGACATTAACAACCCTGTATTCACTGTTGAAAATATTGATGCCTGGAGCAAGACCTACCGTGTACTTGCCAGCGTTTATGGTGAAGTACAGATAATAGATGGCCTCTCCTTACGTGTGAACGGCGGTTACGATGGCAGCATCTATCAACAATATAGCTTCACCCCTGCCATACTCGATCAGACCCGCGTGAGCGCAAATGCAGACCTGTGGCAACGTACCGAATCCAATGGTACCGCATTGGGCGAAGCCTTCCTGACGTACAACAAGACTTTCAATAACGTTCACCAGGTAACCCTGACTGGTGGTTACTCTATTCAAAAATCACAGGGCAACTACTTCCGTGCAGAGCGCTGGGGTTATACCGACGAATCTGCGGATCAGCGTGTACTTGACAACGGTACCACAGTATACAATGCTTCCGGTAACTACAATCCGGAAAGCGCCATTGCCTCCGGCTTCCTGCGTGCATTCTATGGTTATAAAGGTAAATACCTCTTCACCGGTACTTTCCGTGCGGATGGTTCCAGCCGTTTCCCGAAAGACCAGCGCTGGGGGTACTTCCCGGCCTTTTCACTGGGTTGGCGCGTGAGCGATGAAACTTTCTTCAAAGACAACGTCGGCTTCATGAGCAACCTGAAAGTCACCGGTGGCTGGGGACAGCTGGGTAACCAGAACGTAACCGACTACCAATACCTCGCGATCGTAACCAAGGACCGTAAATACTCCTTCGGTGGCAATGCCACAACAGGTATCTGGAACAGTTCTCTTGCCAACCCTAACATTACCTGGGAAAAAGCAGAGATGACCAACATCAGTGCCGAAATGGGCTTCTTTAAAAACGCGCTGAATGCTACTGTGACCTGGTTCAACAAGAAAACCCGCGACATGCTGGTACCTTATCCTGAACTGGATGTACATGGTACAAGTACAATTCCTGATCAGAACATTGGTCAGATGAGCAACAAAGGATGGGAAATTGAACTAAGCTACCGTGGTGGCAAACAGGCAGTACATTATAATGTAGGGGTGAATGCATCCTTCATTAAGAACCGCGTGACCCGTCTGTACTCCGGTACCTATATCACCTCTACACCTTATGGCCGTCAGGCACAGGAAATTTCCCGTACCTACGAAGGACAGCCGATTGCTTCCTTTTATGGCTGGAAGACGAATGGTATCTATCAGAACCAGGCAGCTATTGACAACGATGCGAATGTGGCGAATGATAATAACAGGGCCGATATCAAACCCGGTGATGTACGTTTCGTAGACATGAACGGTGATGGAAAAATAGATGAAAATGACCGTACTAACCTGGGTGATCCTAACCCACGTATGACTTACGGCATACAAGCTGGTATTGAATTTAAGGGCTTTGATCTGAGCGCGAACTTTGCAGGCGTAGCAGGTGTGAAACTATATAATGCTGACAGAATGCAAGGGTTGGATCCGACCTACTCATACAACATGTATGCAGAAGCAATGGGCCGCTGGCATGGTGAGGGTACCAGCAACAGTATGCCACGTATGTCTCTCGTAGATGCCAATCAGAACGCACGTACTTCAGACCGTTTCGTAGAAAGTGGTAATTATTTCTCCCTGAGAAATGTTACCCTTGGCTATACGATCCCTTCCCATGTATGGGGCAAATCAGGTATCTCTGATATCAGGATCTATGCTACTGGTCAGAATGTGTTCATGATCACCAAATACAAAGGACTGAATCCTGAGCTGGGTTATGCTTCCGCTTCAGGTGGAGATGGTAACCTGATGCGCGGTGTAGATGTGGCGACTTACCCACAGGCACGTGTATTCACTTTTGGTGCAACCATGAATTTCTAAACAAGCAAAACGAATTAAGCAATGAAACGAATGAAATATCTGCTGCTGTGTGTACCTGCGTTCTTTGCCTGTAACAAGGAATTGGATGTAGAGAAAAAAGGTAGCTATACAACGGCCAACTACTGGCGCAATCAATCTGACGCAGTGGATGGCATCACTGGTATCTATAATATTTTACTGGAAGAAGACTTTACGGGCTTTGGTGAGTTTGTATATGACAACTGTTCAGACGACCAGTATCGTGCAGGGGATCACCCTGAACTGGCAGACCTCGAAGCCTTTACATACGATGCCTCCAATGCTGCTGTGAAAGCGCCCTGGAAGTGGAAGTACGAAATGCTGAACAG
This Chitinophaga sancti DNA region includes the following protein-coding sequences:
- a CDS encoding TonB-dependent receptor, giving the protein MRYKPLGKLCFLLFISCLLTTAALAQRTISGMVKDASDSSGLPGVNITVPGTTSGTITDAKGHFSLQVPESAKSLTFSFMGYTQQTIAIGTQTTLAVSLQSTSKGLGEVVVVGYGTQNRRDVTGTISSIKGSDIKNLPVSDAAQAIQGKVPGVDIVRSDGSPGTEPNIRIRGTGTINNAEPLIIIDGVPATGMSDVSPNDIASMEILKDASSSAIYGTRAANGVVIITTKRGGYGEKTHATVNVYKGTSNARRYIPLLTAPELVQLKQERYTNDGVAINSLWQDPYYAVQRTDWQRALIGTGSTTNADVNLRGGSAVSNYLFSAGYYDEKGMIENTFFKRYSFRINSEHKLGSRVKVGENLQLTYRNAKGFDTYSSQTGLIFSALRFNPAIPVRNDDGSYGTAKASNELGDINNPVFTVENIDAWSKTYRVLASVYGEVQIIDGLSLRVNGGYDGSIYQQYSFTPAILDQTRVSANADLWQRTESNGTALGEAFLTYNKTFNNVHQVTLTGGYSIQKSQGNYFRAERWGYTDESADQRVLDNGTTVYNASGNYNPESAIASGFLRAFYGYKGKYLFTGTFRADGSSRFPKDQRWGYFPAFSLGWRVSDETFFKDNVGFMSNLKVTGGWGQLGNQNVTDYQYLAIVTKDRKYSFGGNATTGIWNSSLANPNITWEKAEMTNISAEMGFFKNALNATVTWFNKKTRDMLVPYPELDVHGTSTIPDQNIGQMSNKGWEIELSYRGGKQAVHYNVGVNASFIKNRVTRLYSGTYITSTPYGRQAQEISRTYEGQPIASFYGWKTNGIYQNQAAIDNDANVANDNNRADIKPGDVRFVDMNGDGKIDENDRTNLGDPNPRMTYGIQAGIEFKGFDLSANFAGVAGVKLYNADRMQGLDPTYSYNMYAEAMGRWHGEGTSNSMPRMSLVDANQNARTSDRFVESGNYFSLRNVTLGYTIPSHVWGKSGISDIRIYATGQNVFMITKYKGLNPELGYASASGGDGNLMRGVDVATYPQARVFTFGATMNF